ACAAAATATTTATGTGATACAAAGGTACTTAATCCAGTGTTAGGAAGTTTAAACCCATATATATCTCCATAATTTGTAGCAAGCCTACAAGTTTCTTCCCCTATTAAATGTCCCATTTTATAATCCTTAACAGTTGAAGATAGCATAACTGCACTCGAAAAAGTTATTGTTATTATAAAATCTACAGTTGATTATATCATACAATAATTTTTATTTTTGGTATTTATTTTAATAAAAGTCACATTTATTAAATCTACATAAAATGAACTAGGATTAATAATATGTCATCTATAATTATTAACCCAAGTTCATAAAAAGCAGTAAGATATAACATCGTGGTATTTAAGTATAATTAAAACTTCAAAAGTATATCTTCTAATTTTATTGTTTCCTGAATACCACTAACCATATTCTTATATATAATATTTCCATTATCGCATTCATCTTCTCCAATTATTATTACAGCCTTAATGTTAAGATTATTTGCATATGATAACTTCTTTTTTAATTTTCCTTCTTCGAAATATATTTCTGATTTAATACCTTTATCTTGTAATACCTTCCATACATTAGCACAATAGTTTATTGTATTTCCTATTGGAATAATCAAAACATCTACAACTGGTATATATTCGTAATTATCTATAAAACCTATCTCCTTTAATATTGAAAATAACCTTGTAAGTCCTATGGATATACCTACACCTGGTAAGTTCTTATCTGTATAGTACTGTGCCAAATCATTATATCTTCCTCCCGAACAAATAGATCCATATTTTTCGTATCCATCTAACACAGTTTCAAATACACTTCCCGTATAATAATCTAATCCCCTTATTATCTTTAAGTCAATTTTATAATATTCTTCACATATATTAAAAAGCTCTAGATATAAAATCATTTCTTCAATTTCAGAGATACCAGCCTTAAAAGATTCATTTTTGATATTGATATTTTTTAATTTGCTAATAATCTCTTTATTAGTTCCTTTAAAGGTAATAATTTCATTGATTATATTTGCTTTTTTTTCTCCTACCTCTTCATCAAGCATTTGTAAAAATCTTTCTTTTCCAACTTTATCGTATCTATCTATAATTCTAAAAACATTCGCTTTTTCTTTTATTTCTAATTCTTCTAATAAACCTCCTAGTATTTTTCTATTACTTAATAAAAACTTAAATCCTTTTAATCCTATTTCACTAAAAACAGATGTAATCGTACTAATCAGTAGTGCATCATTTCCTATACTCAATTCTTTGTTTCCAATTATATCTAAATCACATTGATAAAACTCTCTATATCTTGCTTTTTGGCTTTTTTCTCCCCTATAGACTTTACCTATTTGATATCTCTTAAACGGAAAAGTTAACTCGCCCATATACTGTGCAACAAATCTTGCTAGTGGAACAGTTAAGTCGAATCTTAAGGCTAATGGTGTATCTCCTTTATTGAATCTGTATATCTGCTTCTCAGTTTCTCCTCCTGCCTTAGCTAATAAAACTTCTTCTTTTTCTATTACTGGAGTATCCATAGGTATAAATCCATTTTGCTCATAAACTTTAATAATTTTTGATAATATATCGTTGAAGATTAGTTGTTCTCTTGACAATAGTTCCATAAAACCTGGTAATATGCTTGGTTTAACTTTTTTATTCATAATGTACCTCCTTAAAATTTTAATTATATATACTTGATTTTTATTTAAAAATAAAAAAACTCCCTCCAATAGCTATTAGCTATAGGACGGGAGTATTATTCACGTGGTTCCACCTATTTTTATCGATACCTCACAATATCAACCTCTTCAAGTACGACAAAGATTACTTTGTTTATACTCTAGCACTATAACGGGTACAAGGATTCCGGAAACAGTCTACTACCAAAATGGATTCGGTGTTCAGCTCAGAAATGTGTTCAAAATATACTCTAATGACCCTCTCACCAACCGGGAACTCTCTGTTTAAGAAAATATATCTCTACTATTTTTCATCAACGCATTTGAATTTTTTATTTTTAATATTGTTTGTCATTATACCAACAGTATTTTTTTATGTCAATAAAATAATTATTTTTTTATATAATTATTTATTTTCATACTAAATTACTTCTATCTAATCATAATAAAATATTCATATACTAATTACTTATTGAGATAACCTTTTATTAATTACTGTCTTGTCAATTTAATAATAGCCTCTTTATGTTGAGGGTATTTATTCAAAAGATATTCTCTTTCAAATAACTCAAAGTCTTCAAATTGAAATCCAGGGGAAACCATACATCCAACAAGAGCATATCCGGGATTATTCATTGCAGAGCCAAATATATAATTTTTAGGAACTAGAACTTGAGGCTTTTCTCCATTTTCAATATCTAATCCAAGCTTTTCTTCTGTCAGCTCACCTTCAGGAGAAATCATATATATTGTTAATGGAGAACCTGATTGATAATACCACATTTCATCAGATTTAAGTCTATGAAAATTTGAAACTTCTCCATCTCTTAATAAAAAGTAAATACTTGACCATAATTTTCTAGAACTTTTAAAGTCTACATCTAACTCATTATCTGTAATAGTTTGTTCAGAAACAAATGTTTCTTTGTAGAATCCACCTTCTGGATGAGAATTCATATTTAGTTTTTCTATAAAATAACCTGCTGTATACATTTCTAGCACTCCTTTTAATCTTTATTTTTATGATTTTTTTCTATATTTTTTGCCATCATACAATATTATAGCGTCCCAATCCCCCAATAAAAAAAGTAACCTAATTTCAAGTTAGATTACCTCTTCTATCACAAGTTAATTATTATAATATGTTTAAAAAATTTACTCCATATTGATTATTGAGTATTTCCCAACCGGGGGCTACATAACAGTTAGAGTCATCTCATATTATGATATATTAATCGTTTTTGTTTAACCATTTAATAAGTACTTCTATATATTTGTCATTCTCTTCTACGAATGGCATATGACGGCTGAATTCAAATAATTCCCACTCTGAATTTGGGATCTTATCATACATTGTTTTTGCAACAAGTGGTGAGCAAAGATCAAGCAAACCACTGATGATTAGACTTGGTTCTTGAATATCTTCAATCTCTTTCATAAAATCAAAGTTTTTTAATGTACCAGATGGGCTGAACTCATTCTGACCCCATGCAGTTACATAAGCTTCTGTTCCAGCAACCTTTGGACGTCTTAAGCATTCTGGTGAATCTGATCCTACTTGTCCCGCACAGTGACGAAGCATGAATTCTGCTTCTGCCTCCTGATATTCTTTTGACGAATAATCTTCATCTTTTTCTGCTTTTGCAATAGCATCCTGCATTTCCTGAGGAAGATATGCAACTCTTCGGCGCTGCTCTTTTTCCCATAGTGCAGCTGATGGTAAAGTACTGGATAAGATATAACTTTTTATTCCTTGGGGTTTGTATTCACAAGCATATTGGATCGCCTGCATTCCTCCCCATGATTGTCCCAATAAGTGAATCTCATCTAGGCCTAAGTGTTTACGTAACTGTATTAATTCTTCAATCCATGTCTTAGCACGCCACAAGTCAGGACGAGAAGGTGTTGCAGACAATCCGCATCCCAATTGGTCATACATAATAACCGCACGTCCATCTTCCGCAATTTTGTCAAGTACTTCAAAGTAATTATGTGTAGAACCTGGTCCGCCGTGTAATAAAACCAATGGCTTCTTATTACCTGTACATTCACCCACTATACGATAGTAAGTTTTATATTCTAGATACGGCATATAGCCTTCAGTAATTTTCATAACCAATCTCCTCATCTCTATTTTTTAGTTATTAAATACTAATATGATAATATGCTTACCTGAAAATGTCAATGTGAGTATTAAATTTTGTAATTTTCTATTTTCTTGTAAAATTTGTAATTTTTGTTTAATTACAGTATTTAGCATACATGCCTTTATACTACTATTTGTTCTGAGACAACGGACTTGCTAACCGGATGATAGGTAACTTCAAAGTCCCAATAGGTTAATTCGACTCTTTAAATGCATTAATGTATATCGGACTGACCCAATGCCCATATAATGCTCTAATCTTACCATTATGTATTTCATATCTCTTTTTATCTTATTTTTCAACCATAATTTTCAAATCTTTTATATTTAAAGATTCCCACTTTCTATCACTTCTTAATGATTTAATCAATTGATCTATATACACCCAACCATTTTCATCCAATTCTAATTCATTTGCTATAATTGAGTTCTGAAATATTTTCACATAGCTCCTTGTGATTTTTTTATGTTGGAACCTAATTATAGCAAAGTTTTATATAAAGGAAATTTTTTATTAAAACAAAAGGGTAAAAGATACCGTATTATATCTTTTACCCTTTTAGTCAGAAACTATTTCAGTATATCTCTTTTTAATTCATTTGCTTCATAGTCTTTTGTCATCTTAAATACCAATGGGCTAAGAGCTAGCATACCAATAAGGTTGGGAAGAATCATCAAGCCATTAAAGGCATCAGATAGACCCCATACAATATCAAGCTTTACTACAGCACCCACAACACACATTACAATCCAAAGCCACTTGTATACTTCAACAGCTTTGACTCCTGCAATATACTCAAGACATTTTGAACCATAGTAATACCATCCAAGAATTGTTGAATAAGAGAAAAATATAAGACCAAAAACAATGATAAGATCTCCAGGTCCAGGTAGTCCCATATTAAATGCTGTAGAAGTAAGAGCAGCACCACTAAGTAGATTAATACCTTGAGATGCAAGTTCTGCCTTCATAGTAACAGGATACATTGCTCCATCTGAGGCCAAAAGTTGTAATATACCATTTGGTCCAATGTTTATTGTAGGAGAAACTAATATTACAAGAGCCGTCATAGAGCAAACCATTAATGTGTCAATAAAAGATCCTAAAGAACCTATAATACCTTGCTTTACAGAATCTTTTGTAGCAGCAGCACCATGGGCAATAGCAGCAGTACCAAGACCTGCTTCATTAGAAAATACTCCACGAGCTACACCAAAACGAATAACTGTGCCTAAAACACCACCCTGTACTGCATGACCAGTGAATGCATTAGAAAATATCATACCTAAAGCTGCAGGAATTTTATCTGCATGTAGAATAAGAATTGCTAGTGCACCAACAATATACATTCCTGCCATAAGTGGAACAACTTTATCTGAAACTTTACCGATAGATTTTACCCCACCAATTAGAACAATAGCAGTTGCAATAGCAACAATAATACCAGTTACTAAATAA
The window above is part of the Tepidibacter aestuarii genome. Proteins encoded here:
- the hisS gene encoding histidine--tRNA ligase, coding for MNKKVKPSILPGFMELLSREQLIFNDILSKIIKVYEQNGFIPMDTPVIEKEEVLLAKAGGETEKQIYRFNKGDTPLALRFDLTVPLARFVAQYMGELTFPFKRYQIGKVYRGEKSQKARYREFYQCDLDIIGNKELSIGNDALLISTITSVFSEIGLKGFKFLLSNRKILGGLLEELEIKEKANVFRIIDRYDKVGKERFLQMLDEEVGEKKANIINEIITFKGTNKEIISKLKNINIKNESFKAGISEIEEMILYLELFNICEEYYKIDLKIIRGLDYYTGSVFETVLDGYEKYGSICSGGRYNDLAQYYTDKNLPGVGISIGLTRLFSILKEIGFIDNYEYIPVVDVLIIPIGNTINYCANVWKVLQDKGIKSEIYFEEGKLKKKLSYANNLNIKAVIIIGEDECDNGNIIYKNMVSGIQETIKLEDILLKF
- a CDS encoding cupin domain-containing protein → MYTAGYFIEKLNMNSHPEGGFYKETFVSEQTITDNELDVDFKSSRKLWSSIYFLLRDGEVSNFHRLKSDEMWYYQSGSPLTIYMISPEGELTEEKLGLDIENGEKPQVLVPKNYIFGSAMNNPGYALVGCMVSPGFQFEDFELFEREYLLNKYPQHKEAIIKLTRQ
- the pepI gene encoding proline iminopeptidase is translated as MKITEGYMPYLEYKTYYRIVGECTGNKKPLVLLHGGPGSTHNYFEVLDKIAEDGRAVIMYDQLGCGLSATPSRPDLWRAKTWIEELIQLRKHLGLDEIHLLGQSWGGMQAIQYACEYKPQGIKSYILSSTLPSAALWEKEQRRRVAYLPQEMQDAIAKAEKDEDYSSKEYQEAEAEFMLRHCAGQVGSDSPECLRRPKVAGTEAYVTAWGQNEFSPSGTLKNFDFMKEIEDIQEPSLIISGLLDLCSPLVAKTMYDKIPNSEWELFEFSRHMPFVEENDKYIEVLIKWLNKND
- a CDS encoding alanine/glycine:cation symporter family protein, whose protein sequence is MEKFSDFVTALGNFAWGPFMIVMLVGTSLFLSVGTKFLQFRKMPLAFKLLLSNRESNEDGDMSPFAALMTSLAATIGTGNIAGVATAITAGGPGAIFWMWVVALVGGASKYVEAVLAVKFREINEKGERSGGPMYYIKNGMGKKWAWLGWLYAFFGVIACFGPGNLVQSNAVASVMNSSFGVPYLVTGIIVAIATAIVLIGGVKSIGKVSDKVVPLMAGMYIVGALAILILHADKIPAALGMIFSNAFTGHAVQGGVLGTVIRFGVARGVFSNEAGLGTAAIAHGAAATKDSVKQGIIGSLGSFIDTLMVCSMTALVILVSPTINIGPNGILQLLASDGAMYPVTMKAELASQGINLLSGAALTSTAFNMGLPGPGDLIIVFGLIFFSYSTILGWYYYGSKCLEYIAGVKAVEVYKWLWIVMCVVGAVVKLDIVWGLSDAFNGLMILPNLIGMLALSPLVFKMTKDYEANELKRDILK